The Microbacterium horticulturae genome has a window encoding:
- the nagE gene encoding N-acetylglucosamine-specific PTS transporter subunit IIBC, with amino-acid sequence MKFFQRLGRSIMLPVAVLPVAAILSGVGYWIKTAAGGDNIVSTFLAAAGGALLNNMALLFAIGISIGMAKKTDGTSALAGLVSWLVITTLLKPDTVALFQGVAVGKVDAAFSNVENVFVGILCGLIGAWCYDHFKDTKLPDALSFFSGKRSVAIVTAGVSLVAAIILFFVWPFVYGGLVSFGEWIVTLGPVGTGIYGFLNRLLIPVGLHHALNSVFWFDVAGINDLNNFLAGQGTFGETGQYMTGFFPVMMFGLPGAALAMYMTAKTKRKKIAYGILLSGAISSFFVGVTEPLEFSFMFLAPVLYLIHAVFMGISMAISQILPVRMGFGFSGGFIDLVLGWTNPMAQNPWLIPVMGVFWFFIYFFVFYFFIKRFNLKTPGREDDELVDDEVSATGSKDDAYLVTAASFIEGLGGTANITDLDNCATRLRMEIDDVSKVDDTALKRAGAAGTMKSGGHSVQVVYGLNVQFVKDAMERLMSGEVTAPEPTTSAAASIAGDGTAATTVLTEEKTGDAAAPAVVSLRQPLDGEVVPLNRVPDATFAEEIMGPGVAIMPTGSLVIAPADGEVGATFDTGHAIGLTLDDGTELLIHVGIDTVEMKGDGFKTLVAKGDHVTEGTPILRFDRKKIMAAGFDPITPVVVLNNEDAKIEFR; translated from the coding sequence ATGAAGTTCTTCCAACGGCTCGGCCGCTCCATCATGCTCCCGGTGGCGGTACTCCCCGTCGCCGCGATCCTCTCGGGCGTCGGGTACTGGATCAAGACCGCAGCCGGCGGCGACAACATCGTCTCGACGTTCCTGGCCGCAGCCGGCGGCGCCCTGCTCAACAACATGGCCCTGCTGTTCGCGATCGGCATCTCGATCGGCATGGCGAAGAAGACCGACGGCACCTCGGCACTGGCGGGTCTTGTGTCGTGGCTCGTCATCACGACGCTGCTCAAGCCCGACACGGTCGCCCTGTTCCAGGGCGTCGCCGTCGGCAAGGTCGACGCGGCGTTCAGCAACGTCGAGAACGTCTTCGTCGGCATCCTCTGCGGCCTCATCGGCGCCTGGTGCTACGACCACTTCAAAGACACCAAGCTGCCCGATGCGTTGTCGTTCTTCTCCGGCAAACGGTCGGTGGCCATCGTCACCGCCGGGGTCTCTCTGGTCGCCGCGATCATCCTGTTCTTCGTGTGGCCGTTCGTCTACGGCGGGCTCGTCAGCTTCGGCGAGTGGATCGTGACCCTGGGCCCGGTCGGCACGGGCATCTACGGGTTCCTGAACCGCCTGCTCATTCCCGTCGGCCTGCACCACGCGCTGAACTCGGTGTTCTGGTTCGATGTGGCCGGCATCAACGACCTCAACAACTTCCTCGCCGGTCAGGGCACCTTCGGTGAGACCGGCCAGTACATGACCGGCTTCTTCCCCGTCATGATGTTCGGGCTGCCCGGCGCCGCTTTGGCCATGTACATGACCGCCAAGACCAAGCGCAAGAAGATCGCCTACGGCATCCTGCTCTCCGGCGCGATCTCGTCGTTCTTCGTCGGTGTCACCGAGCCTCTCGAGTTCTCGTTCATGTTCCTGGCACCGGTGCTCTATCTGATCCACGCGGTGTTCATGGGCATCTCGATGGCGATCAGCCAGATACTGCCGGTGCGCATGGGCTTCGGTTTCTCCGGCGGCTTCATCGACCTCGTGCTGGGCTGGACCAACCCGATGGCGCAGAACCCGTGGCTCATCCCCGTGATGGGCGTGTTCTGGTTCTTCATCTACTTCTTCGTCTTCTACTTCTTCATCAAGAGGTTCAACCTGAAGACGCCCGGACGTGAAGACGACGAGCTCGTCGACGACGAGGTCTCGGCGACCGGCTCGAAGGACGACGCCTACCTCGTCACCGCCGCGAGCTTCATCGAGGGCCTCGGCGGCACTGCCAACATCACCGACCTCGACAACTGCGCGACCCGCTTGCGGATGGAGATCGACGACGTCTCGAAGGTCGACGACACCGCCCTCAAGCGCGCCGGAGCCGCCGGCACCATGAAGTCGGGTGGGCACTCCGTGCAGGTCGTGTATGGCTTGAACGTGCAGTTCGTGAAGGACGCGATGGAGCGGCTCATGTCGGGCGAGGTGACCGCACCCGAGCCGACCACGTCGGCTGCGGCATCCATCGCCGGCGACGGCACCGCGGCCACGACGGTCCTGACCGAAGAGAAGACGGGGGATGCCGCAGCCCCCGCCGTCGTCTCGCTGCGGCAGCCGCTGGACGGCGAGGTCGTGCCGCTGAATCGGGTGCCCGACGCGACGTTCGCCGAAGAGATCATGGGTCCCGGCGTGGCGATCATGCCCACCGGCTCCCTTGTCATCGCCCCCGCCGACGGCGAGGTCGGCGCGACGTTCGACACCGGCCACGCCATCGGACTGACCCTCGATGACGGCACCGAGCTGCTCATCCACGTCGGCATCGACACCGTCGAGATGAAGGGCGACGGCTTCAAGACGCTGGTAGCCAAGGGCGACCATGTGACCGAGGGCACGCCGATCCTGCGGTTCGACCGCAAGAAGATCATGGCCGCCGGCTTCGACCCCATCACGCCGGTCGTCGTGCTGAACAACGAAGACGCGAAGATCGAGTTCCGGTGA
- a CDS encoding ECF transporter S component: MHTTASASTTPKHRWRVVDIVVASVIGVAAGVVFWIWGQAWTPLSTALAFLPGAEGLLAGGWLFAGVLGGLVIRKPGAALYTEIVAAVVSMAVGTQWGPETFIWGVIEGLGAEIGFALLLYRNWRLLGALLSGAIAGLSTAILDTNFSSVAAQALPFRAVYFIAAIVSGIVLAGFVSWLIVRALAATGALDRFGAGREARSRERESAPADAA, translated from the coding sequence ATGCACACAACCGCATCCGCCTCCACCACGCCGAAGCATCGCTGGAGAGTCGTCGACATCGTCGTGGCCAGCGTGATCGGCGTCGCCGCCGGCGTCGTCTTCTGGATCTGGGGTCAGGCCTGGACCCCGCTGTCCACCGCTCTCGCGTTTCTGCCGGGGGCCGAGGGTCTGCTCGCGGGCGGCTGGTTGTTCGCCGGCGTGCTCGGTGGGCTGGTGATCCGCAAGCCCGGCGCCGCGCTGTACACCGAGATCGTCGCGGCCGTCGTGTCGATGGCGGTCGGCACGCAGTGGGGGCCCGAGACCTTCATCTGGGGTGTGATCGAGGGCCTGGGCGCCGAGATCGGCTTCGCGCTGCTGCTCTACCGCAACTGGCGCCTGCTCGGCGCCCTGCTGTCGGGCGCGATCGCGGGCCTGTCCACGGCGATCCTCGACACGAACTTCTCCTCGGTCGCCGCCCAGGCGCTGCCGTTCCGTGCCGTCTACTTCATCGCCGCCATCGTGTCGGGCATCGTGCTTGCCGGGTTCGTCTCCTGGCTGATCGTGCGGGCTCTTGCCGCCACCGGCGCGCTCGACCGCTTCGGTGCCGGTCGGGAGGCGCGCTCCCGTGAGCGGGAGAGCGCCCCCGCCGACGCCGCGTAG
- a CDS encoding ATP-binding cassette domain-containing protein: MPEGQVLEFAGLSKRFGPVLAVDGLSARVEPGSVTGFLGPNGAGKTTTLRMLLGLVRASSGEATIGGVPYAKLDNPLQTVGAVLEASSFHPGRTAANHLKVLAQASGLPAARVDQALGTVGLADVAGRKVGGYSLGMRQRLGLAAALLGDPGVLVLDEPVNGLDPEGITWIRGLLQELARQGRTVLMSSHLLSEVQQTVDRLLIISNGRLVFQGGIEDLVDPIEYATVVDAPDRASLSAALESAGVPYEVLRSGLTVRNPDVAAVGRVAADAGVALSLLQRRGPALEEVFFELVNGLRVHPSARGAEEETVDAAAPAITEDEPATPDPEPGTPADVDAPAAAEAVAESEAPTESVAPAEAEAPTEAEAPAETEAVAAPESGVAPSPEPASESASDAQPEPAPHTASFAVAATGVIDIVPPTEPESTRETEPETASEPQSEAEPEPVSEPEPAAEPDPTEPSADRNEVVAGEPEELPPDDWRHEEKTQADRDADAFFHAFDGSSAAAPEAQTDPAEPDAAASDAAGTATPDADESAEDAASRPDDHSHDGGDGR, from the coding sequence ATGCCCGAAGGTCAGGTGCTCGAGTTCGCAGGACTGTCCAAGCGCTTCGGACCGGTGCTCGCCGTCGACGGCTTGTCGGCCCGCGTCGAGCCAGGGTCGGTGACCGGGTTCCTCGGTCCGAACGGAGCCGGCAAGACCACCACGCTGCGCATGCTGCTGGGCCTGGTGCGTGCCAGCTCCGGAGAAGCGACGATCGGCGGCGTGCCGTACGCGAAGCTCGACAATCCCCTGCAGACGGTCGGTGCTGTGCTCGAGGCATCCAGCTTCCATCCGGGTCGCACCGCGGCCAATCACCTCAAGGTGCTCGCGCAGGCGTCAGGTCTGCCTGCCGCGCGGGTCGACCAGGCCCTCGGCACCGTGGGGCTGGCGGATGTCGCGGGTCGCAAGGTGGGCGGGTACTCGCTGGGCATGCGACAGCGCTTGGGGCTGGCCGCCGCGCTCCTGGGCGACCCCGGCGTGCTCGTGCTCGACGAGCCGGTCAACGGGCTCGACCCCGAGGGCATCACCTGGATCCGCGGACTGCTGCAGGAGCTCGCCCGCCAGGGCCGCACCGTGCTGATGTCGTCCCACTTGCTCTCCGAGGTGCAGCAGACCGTCGACCGGCTGCTGATCATCTCCAACGGACGCCTCGTCTTCCAGGGCGGCATCGAAGACCTCGTCGACCCGATCGAGTACGCGACGGTCGTCGACGCCCCCGACCGCGCGTCGCTGTCCGCGGCGCTCGAGAGCGCCGGCGTGCCGTACGAGGTGCTGCGCTCGGGGCTGACCGTGCGCAATCCCGATGTCGCCGCCGTCGGACGGGTCGCCGCCGACGCGGGCGTCGCCCTGTCGCTGCTGCAACGCCGCGGTCCCGCGCTCGAGGAGGTCTTCTTCGAGCTGGTCAACGGTTTGCGCGTGCACCCGTCGGCGCGCGGCGCTGAAGAAGAGACAGTGGATGCCGCGGCCCCCGCCATCACGGAAGATGAGCCCGCCACGCCCGATCCGGAGCCCGGGACTCCCGCGGACGTCGACGCGCCCGCAGCGGCCGAAGCGGTCGCAGAGAGCGAAGCGCCGACGGAGTCCGTGGCACCCGCAGAGGCAGAAGCGCCCACAGAGGCCGAAGCACCCGCAGAGACCGAAGCGGTCGCTGCACCGGAGTCCGGCGTCGCCCCCTCGCCCGAGCCCGCGTCCGAGTCCGCGTCCGACGCGCAGCCGGAGCCGGCGCCGCACACCGCGTCGTTCGCGGTTGCCGCAACGGGCGTCATCGACATCGTGCCGCCGACCGAGCCTGAATCGACACGGGAGACGGAACCGGAAACGGCGTCAGAACCGCAATCAGAGGCCGAGCCTGAGCCGGTCTCCGAGCCGGAACCCGCCGCCGAGCCAGACCCCACAGAACCGTCCGCCGACCGGAACGAGGTCGTCGCCGGTGAGCCCGAAGAGCTTCCGCCGGACGACTGGCGCCATGAGGAGAAGACGCAGGCCGATCGGGACGCCGATGCCTTCTTCCACGCCTTCGACGGGTCGTCGGCCGCGGCACCCGAGGCGCAGACAGACCCGGCTGAGCCGGACGCCGCCGCGTCCGACGCCGCGGGCACGGCCACCCCCGACGCCGACGAGAGCGCCGAGGACGCGGCATCCCGCCCCGATGACCACTCGCACGACGGAGGTGACGGGCGATGA
- a CDS encoding SLC13 family permease, with protein sequence MDPVIATFVILGLAVIAFVSGRIALPVVALGVCLALWATGVLTLPEALSGFGDPTVVFIATLFVVSESLDATGVTAWVGQRVIERVGTNRGILLIAVMLIAAVMSAFISINGAVAALLPVVVAVAVRAGIVPSKLLIPLAFGASAGSLLTLTGTPVNVVVSDAAVNAGGRAFGFFEFALVGIPLVVLTVVFTAVFGERLLPRRDPEHLDVPDTSRAAQRLRESYAVTAETGQLFSAREGAAEVMIAPRSRLVGRTIYAGMTTREEDLVILGVRRGGSDVDATSVRGGELTLQAGDSVLVQGPWAALERYVRSPDVIAVTQPQTLRRAVPLGRGAKRALAILALMVVLLATGVLPPAVAGLLAAGALIVSRVLTLPQVYHAISWTTVILIAGMFPLSDAFVSTGAADVVSKVVLGLTGGASPVLALLVLCVVALVLGQFISNLATVLILVPIAVSVSHTLGVSIQPFMMGLTVVGAAAFFTPIATPVNLMVMQPGGYRFGDYWRLGLPLGLIYLLMAVLYVPLIWKF encoded by the coding sequence GTGGACCCCGTGATCGCCACCTTCGTCATCCTCGGTCTCGCCGTGATCGCGTTCGTGAGCGGCCGGATCGCGCTGCCGGTGGTCGCGCTGGGCGTCTGCCTCGCTCTGTGGGCGACGGGTGTGCTGACGCTTCCCGAGGCGCTGTCGGGGTTCGGCGACCCGACTGTCGTGTTCATCGCGACGCTGTTCGTGGTCAGCGAATCGCTCGACGCGACGGGCGTGACCGCCTGGGTCGGGCAGCGGGTGATCGAGCGGGTGGGGACGAACCGCGGCATCCTGCTCATCGCCGTCATGCTCATCGCGGCGGTGATGTCGGCGTTCATCAGCATCAACGGGGCGGTCGCCGCCCTGCTGCCCGTTGTCGTCGCGGTCGCGGTGCGCGCGGGGATCGTTCCGTCGAAGCTGCTCATCCCGCTGGCCTTCGGCGCGAGCGCGGGGTCTCTGCTGACCCTGACCGGTACGCCGGTGAACGTGGTGGTGTCGGATGCCGCGGTGAACGCCGGCGGCCGCGCATTCGGGTTCTTCGAGTTCGCCTTGGTGGGCATTCCGCTGGTCGTGCTCACGGTGGTGTTCACCGCGGTGTTCGGGGAACGGCTGCTTCCACGCCGCGACCCCGAGCATCTCGACGTGCCCGACACGAGCCGCGCGGCCCAGCGTCTGCGCGAGAGCTATGCGGTCACGGCCGAGACCGGGCAGCTGTTCAGCGCGCGGGAGGGCGCGGCCGAGGTCATGATCGCGCCACGATCGAGGCTGGTGGGCCGCACGATCTATGCGGGTATGACCACGCGCGAAGAAGACCTCGTGATCCTCGGGGTGCGCCGCGGAGGCAGCGACGTCGATGCCACGTCTGTGCGCGGCGGCGAGCTCACGCTGCAGGCCGGCGACTCGGTGCTCGTGCAGGGGCCGTGGGCCGCACTGGAGCGCTACGTGCGCTCGCCCGATGTCATCGCGGTCACGCAGCCTCAGACGTTGCGTCGTGCGGTGCCGCTCGGTCGCGGCGCGAAGCGGGCGCTGGCCATCCTTGCTCTCATGGTCGTGCTGTTGGCCACCGGGGTTCTGCCGCCCGCGGTCGCGGGACTGCTGGCGGCCGGAGCGCTCATCGTGTCGCGGGTGCTGACTCTGCCGCAGGTGTACCACGCTATCTCCTGGACCACGGTGATCCTCATCGCGGGCATGTTCCCGCTGTCAGACGCATTCGTCTCGACGGGCGCCGCCGACGTCGTCTCGAAGGTCGTGCTGGGACTGACCGGCGGGGCATCGCCGGTCCTCGCGCTGCTCGTGCTGTGCGTGGTCGCGCTGGTCCTCGGCCAGTTCATCTCGAACCTGGCCACGGTGCTGATCCTGGTTCCGATCGCGGTGTCGGTCTCGCACACTCTGGGCGTCAGCATCCAACCCTTCATGATGGGGCTGACGGTCGTCGGGGCCGCCGCCTTCTTCACCCCGATCGCGACACCGGTGAACCTCATGGTGATGCAGCCCGGTGGGTACCGGTTCGGCGACTACTGGCGACTCGGTCTGCCTTTGGGGCTCATCTACCTGCTGATGGCCGTGCTGTACGTGCCGCTCATCTGGAAGTTCTGA
- a CDS encoding enoyl-CoA hydratase/isomerase family protein — translation MSTSPEIVEPTVLARIEGAVGRLTLNRPRAINALDLPMIGLIDEALDAWEHDPAVTVVVLDGAGERGLCAGGDVRSLYDEVVAGRPGDTAAFFLAEYRLNARLAEYPKPIVTLADGITMGGGIGLASHAAIRVVTERSKLAMPETRIGFTPDVGGTWLLGRAPGHLGEYLGVTGTTMDAADAVYAGFADHLVPSDRLDELRAALAGGGDASAIVAELAIAPGVSRLEAARAWVDETFSADTLGEVAERLRARAEPAASTALDLMGELAPTGMAVTFEAVRRARDLRDLRADLAQEYGLVMWFAHTQPDLVEGIRAQLVDKTRDPHWNPAALADVDRATIEAAFASVPALPLWE, via the coding sequence GTGTCAACGTCGCCCGAAATCGTCGAACCCACCGTCCTCGCCCGTATCGAAGGCGCCGTGGGCCGCCTGACCCTCAATCGCCCGCGCGCCATCAACGCGCTCGACCTGCCGATGATCGGCCTCATCGACGAGGCCCTCGACGCGTGGGAGCACGATCCGGCCGTCACGGTCGTCGTGCTGGACGGCGCCGGCGAGCGCGGACTGTGCGCCGGCGGCGACGTGCGCAGTCTCTACGACGAAGTCGTCGCCGGGCGCCCTGGCGACACCGCGGCCTTCTTCCTCGCGGAGTACCGGCTCAACGCCCGCCTGGCCGAGTATCCGAAGCCGATCGTCACCCTCGCCGATGGCATCACCATGGGCGGCGGCATCGGCCTGGCCTCGCACGCGGCGATCCGCGTGGTCACCGAGCGGTCGAAGCTCGCGATGCCCGAGACACGCATCGGCTTCACTCCCGACGTCGGCGGCACGTGGCTGCTGGGTCGTGCCCCGGGGCACCTCGGCGAGTACCTCGGCGTGACAGGGACGACGATGGATGCCGCAGACGCCGTCTACGCCGGGTTCGCCGACCACCTCGTGCCCTCCGACCGGCTCGACGAGCTGCGCGCCGCGCTCGCCGGCGGCGGCGACGCTTCGGCGATCGTCGCCGAGCTCGCGATAGCGCCGGGGGTCTCGCGGCTCGAAGCCGCCCGCGCCTGGGTCGATGAGACGTTCTCGGCCGACACGCTGGGCGAGGTCGCCGAGCGCTTGCGCGCGCGCGCCGAGCCCGCGGCATCCACTGCTCTCGACCTGATGGGCGAGCTCGCTCCCACCGGCATGGCCGTGACCTTCGAGGCGGTGCGGCGCGCGCGCGATCTGCGCGACCTGCGCGCCGACCTCGCGCAGGAGTACGGCCTGGTCATGTGGTTCGCGCACACTCAGCCCGATCTCGTCGAGGGGATCCGCGCGCAGCTCGTCGACAAGACGCGCGACCCGCACTGGAACCCCGCTGCGCTCGCCGACGTCGACCGGGCCACGATCGAGGCGGCCTTCGCGTCGGTGCCCGCACTGCCGCTCTGGGAGTGA
- a CDS encoding D-alanyl-D-alanine carboxypeptidase family protein codes for MNTTDPPTDEPATSTTADGESALAWWDAASLTASAQSLSLDVTSTAQPVVPDLLAERPRRSPLRPGVLVPIGLVVAVVLAYCVSMAVWPLTAVAPTVAKAELQPVAAKAAVIQWPKDGAAGVGVEGLGDPAASTADQSAIASITKVVTALMVLDESPVTAKKQGQEFAFTYNDMLDYWRYRARGESALDVPVGASLTEYQVLQGMLIGSANNYAARLGATWWGSDATFASAANSWLHTRGISGITIADPTGFDIGNTATPTALIDVAELAMANPVIAGIVKTKKLTLPGAGKVENTNELLADTGVIGLKTGSLDGYNLLAAKNVEIDGTEVRVYSVVLNEPTDKKRWSTSRDLLAQLEKQLQESPSVAADTTVGTVHTRWGETVPITTTKDAVVVLWNGASAKVTADLDLGVWEAGAKAGTLTASGPLNSSTVSVTLGSELTGPSLWWRLTHPLDLLGVG; via the coding sequence GTGAACACGACCGACCCGCCGACCGACGAGCCGGCGACGTCGACAACCGCAGACGGCGAGTCGGCGCTGGCATGGTGGGATGCCGCATCCCTCACCGCTTCGGCACAGTCGCTGTCTCTCGACGTGACGTCCACGGCCCAGCCCGTCGTTCCCGACCTGCTCGCCGAGCGTCCGCGCCGCTCGCCGCTGCGGCCCGGCGTGCTCGTGCCGATCGGGCTCGTGGTGGCGGTCGTCCTCGCGTACTGCGTCTCGATGGCGGTATGGCCGCTGACCGCCGTCGCCCCGACAGTGGCGAAGGCCGAGCTGCAGCCGGTCGCGGCGAAGGCCGCAGTGATCCAATGGCCCAAGGACGGGGCTGCCGGCGTCGGCGTTGAGGGTCTGGGCGACCCGGCCGCATCGACCGCCGACCAGAGCGCGATCGCCAGCATCACCAAGGTCGTCACGGCCCTCATGGTGCTCGACGAGAGCCCGGTCACTGCGAAGAAGCAGGGCCAGGAATTCGCATTCACCTACAACGACATGCTCGACTACTGGCGGTACCGGGCGCGCGGCGAGTCGGCGCTCGACGTGCCGGTCGGCGCATCACTGACCGAATACCAGGTCTTGCAGGGCATGCTGATCGGCTCGGCCAACAACTACGCGGCGCGCCTGGGGGCGACCTGGTGGGGGTCCGACGCAACGTTCGCCAGTGCCGCGAACTCGTGGCTGCACACCCGGGGAATCTCGGGCATCACGATCGCTGACCCGACCGGTTTCGACATCGGCAACACGGCGACCCCGACAGCCCTCATCGACGTGGCCGAGCTGGCGATGGCGAATCCGGTGATCGCCGGGATCGTGAAGACGAAGAAGCTCACGCTGCCCGGCGCGGGCAAGGTCGAGAACACCAACGAGCTGCTGGCCGACACGGGCGTTATAGGTCTGAAGACCGGCAGTCTCGACGGGTACAACCTGCTCGCCGCGAAGAATGTCGAGATCGACGGCACCGAGGTGCGGGTGTACTCGGTCGTGCTCAACGAGCCGACCGACAAGAAGCGCTGGTCGACGTCGCGGGATCTGCTCGCGCAGCTTGAGAAGCAGTTGCAGGAGTCGCCGTCGGTCGCCGCCGACACGACGGTGGGCACCGTGCATACGCGCTGGGGCGAGACAGTGCCGATCACGACCACCAAGGACGCCGTCGTCGTGCTGTGGAACGGCGCGTCGGCGAAGGTGACCGCAGATCTCGACCTCGGCGTCTGGGAGGCCGGCGCCAAGGCCGGCACGTTGACGGCCAGCGGGCCGCTGAACTCGTCGACGGTGTCGGTGACGCTGGGATCCGAGCTGACGGGCCCGAGCCTGTGGTGGCGGCTCACCCACCCGCTCGACCTGCTCGGGGTTGGCTGA
- a CDS encoding ABC transporter permease, whose amino-acid sequence MSFAAATRSETTKLLTTAMWWILAIVLVAYIGFTAAGLGFVFSASAAGELPGQSQQAGVPTGDLAPVLYSIAASIGYVFPLLIGTLMVTAEFRHHTLTPTFLATPRRGRVLWAKAFVGIGIGVVYAVLALIAAVGPSAGFLTGFGQSTGLDQSDTWAMLGRIVIAFALWVLVGIGVGTLVRNQVAAVVIVLAFTQFVEPIARVAGMFVDGLDAALRFLPGAASDALVGTSIYTATTGSTSSAEPLDWWVGGVVLLAYAIVLMVLGHVTSWRRDVD is encoded by the coding sequence ATGAGCTTTGCCGCCGCCACCCGTTCGGAGACCACGAAGCTGCTGACGACGGCGATGTGGTGGATCCTCGCCATCGTGCTCGTGGCCTACATCGGCTTCACCGCCGCCGGCCTCGGCTTCGTCTTCAGCGCCTCGGCCGCGGGCGAGCTCCCCGGCCAGAGCCAGCAGGCGGGCGTGCCCACCGGTGACCTGGCGCCGGTGCTGTACAGCATCGCCGCGTCGATCGGCTACGTCTTCCCGCTGCTGATCGGCACGCTGATGGTGACCGCCGAGTTCCGACACCATACTCTGACCCCGACGTTCCTGGCGACCCCGCGGCGCGGGCGCGTGCTGTGGGCCAAGGCATTCGTCGGGATCGGCATCGGCGTCGTGTATGCCGTGCTCGCGCTCATCGCGGCGGTCGGCCCCTCAGCCGGCTTCCTCACCGGCTTCGGGCAGTCGACGGGACTCGATCAGTCCGACACCTGGGCGATGCTCGGCCGCATCGTCATCGCGTTCGCCCTGTGGGTGCTCGTGGGCATCGGCGTGGGCACCCTGGTGCGCAACCAGGTCGCCGCCGTGGTCATCGTCCTCGCGTTCACACAGTTCGTCGAACCGATCGCGCGCGTGGCGGGCATGTTCGTCGACGGCCTCGACGCGGCGCTGCGCTTCCTGCCCGGCGCGGCCAGCGACGCGCTGGTCGGCACCAGCATCTACACCGCCACGACCGGATCGACGAGCAGCGCCGAACCACTCGACTGGTGGGTGGGCGGTGTCGTGCTGCTCGCCTACGCGATCGTGCTGATGGTGCTCGGACACGTCACCAGCTGGCGCCGCGACGTCGACTGA
- a CDS encoding J domain-containing protein: MFDSPLSASAYEVLGVEPTADDDVLRKAYRLRLRQTHPDTGGDAALFIQVQRAWELIGTADARAAYDRGHGFGGQASAAADWGGWRAPAARTDTRPRARSSGQPGGRRREQFLTLIREWAGRGVDLPDPYDPALVRTAPVEIRRLLADALAEEATARIVADLGMGYTVWHDVAAGRHPDEKVDHIVLAPSGLYGVLSEDLGGPVRTRRGELVGDTVAGTPIADLIAGVRTIARAARVRFGGAIVVLPDDDVVQPVEQLGKVRGVRTALVARSSLANVLRQGIPGAPEIGGNEIFDVRTRLNQTLRFA; the protein is encoded by the coding sequence GTGTTCGACAGTCCTCTCTCCGCCTCCGCGTACGAGGTGCTCGGCGTGGAACCGACGGCCGACGACGACGTGCTGCGCAAGGCGTACCGTCTGCGGCTGCGCCAGACGCACCCCGACACCGGGGGCGATGCGGCACTCTTCATCCAGGTGCAGCGCGCGTGGGAGCTCATCGGAACCGCTGATGCGCGCGCCGCGTATGACCGCGGACACGGCTTCGGCGGGCAGGCTTCCGCCGCGGCGGACTGGGGTGGATGGCGCGCCCCCGCGGCCCGCACCGACACCCGGCCGCGCGCCCGGTCGAGCGGGCAGCCTGGCGGGCGGCGGCGCGAGCAGTTCCTCACGCTGATCCGCGAGTGGGCGGGGCGGGGCGTCGATCTGCCCGATCCGTACGACCCGGCGCTGGTGCGGACGGCGCCGGTCGAGATCCGCCGGTTGCTGGCCGATGCGCTCGCCGAAGAGGCCACCGCGCGCATCGTCGCAGACCTCGGCATGGGATACACCGTCTGGCACGATGTCGCCGCGGGGCGGCATCCCGACGAGAAGGTCGACCACATAGTGCTCGCACCCAGCGGGCTGTACGGGGTTCTCTCCGAAGACCTCGGCGGTCCCGTGCGTACGCGCCGGGGCGAGCTCGTCGGCGACACCGTCGCCGGAACCCCGATCGCGGACCTGATCGCGGGCGTGCGCACGATCGCGCGCGCAGCCCGGGTGCGCTTCGGCGGGGCGATCGTCGTGCTGCCCGATGACGACGTCGTACAGCCCGTGGAGCAGCTCGGCAAAGTACGCGGCGTGCGCACGGCGCTGGTGGCCCGCAGCTCGTTGGCGAACGTGCTGCGTCAGGGCATTCCCGGGGCGCCCGAGATCGGCGGCAACGAGATCTTCGACGTACGCACGCGCCTGAACCAGACGCTGCGCTTCGCCTAG